A genomic window from Sorex araneus isolate mSorAra2 chromosome 2, mSorAra2.pri, whole genome shotgun sequence includes:
- the LOC101539819 gene encoding olfactory receptor 6C2-like yields the protein MRNHTRVTTFILLGLTDDPQLQVLIFIFLLVTYMLSVTGNLTIISLTLVSSQLKSAMYFFLQNFSFLEISFTTVCIPRFLYSMSTGDRTITYNACASQLFFVIFFGATEFFLLAIMSYDRYVAICKPLHYVTIMSSTVCRRFVLCCWAGGLLIILPPLSLGLNLEFCDSNIIDHFLCDASPILKISCTDTWFIEQMVIVCAVMTFIMTLVCVVLSYIYIIKTILKFPSAQQKKKAFSTCSSHMIVVSMTYGSCIFIYIKPSAKEAVKINKGVSVLTTSIAPMLNPFIYTLRNKQVKEAFSDTIKKITFFLKKN from the coding sequence ATGAGAAACCACACGAGAGTAACCACATTCATCCTACTAGGATTGACTGATGACCCACAGCTTCAAGTTCTCATATTTATCTTTCTGCTTGTCACTTATATGTTGAGTGTAACTGGAAACCTAACAATCATCTCCCTCACCTTAGTGAGTTCTCAATTGAAATCTGCCATGTACTTTTTCCTTCAAAATTTCTCCTTCTTAGAGATCTCATTCACCACAGTTTGCATTCCTCGATTCCTTTACAGCATGTCTACTGGAGACAGGACCATTACTTATAACGCTTGTGCTAGTCaactattttttgtcattttctttggaGCCACTGAATTTTTTCTCCTGGCCATCATGTCCTATGACcgttatgtggccatctgcaaacccctgCATTATGTGACCATCATGAGCAGCACAGTCTGTAGAAGATTTGTCCTGTGCTGTTGGGCTGGAGGTTTATTAATCATACTCCCTCCCCTCAGCCTAGGTTTAAATCTAGAGTTCTGTGATTCCAACATCATTGACCATTTCCTCTGTGATGCATCTCCTATTCTCAAGATCTCTTGCACAGACACATGGTTTATAGAACAGATGGTCATAGTCTGTGCCGTGATGACCTTCATCATGACGCTTGTGTGTGTCGTTCTTTCCTACATATATATCATCAAAACAATCCTAAAATTTCCGTCTgcccaacaaaagaaaaaggctTTTTCCACCTGTTCTTCCCACATGATTGTTGTCTCCATGACCTATGGGAGctgcattttcatttatattaaacCTTCAGCTAAAGAAGCAGTGAAGATTAACAAGGGTGTGTCAGTACTCACAACTTCCATAGCTCCTATGCTAAACCCATTTATATATACCCTGAGAAATAAGCAAGTGAAAGAAGCATtcagtgacacaattaaaaaaattacattttttctcaaaaaaaattaa